ACGCATAGCAGAAGAAAAAAAATGATTATAGACACGCACGCGCATTTAACAGATGCCAAATTCGATAATGACAGAGAAGAAGTTCTTATAAGAGCTTTTGATTGTGGAATTGATAAAATAATAGAAATTTCCTGCGAAACGGATATTTGGGACAAAAGCAGAGAATTTTCAAAAAAAGATAATATTTATGTTTCGTATGGAATTCACCCGCATGAGGCACGGAAAGCCTGTGAAAAAGATTTCGAAAAACTTGAAGAACTGTTATCGGATAAAAAAACAGTAGCAATCGGAGAAATAGGACTAGATTATCACTATGATTTTTCGCCGCATAAAACACAGCGGGAAGTTCTCTTAAGGCAGCTTGATATAGCTGTAAAACATGACAAAATACTTATCATACACTGCCGCAGCGCTTATGCAGAATTAATAACGATTCTAAAAAATTATAAAAGTTATCCCAAAGGCGTTATCCATTGTTTTTCAGGAACAGTCGAAGAGGCAAAAATTTGCGTTGAAATGGGTTTTCTGCTGGGCATTGATGGTCCTGTAACTTTCCCGAAATCTGACAATTTAAAGCAGGTCGTAGCCGAGACAGATATCTCAAAACTTTTAATAGAAACGGACTGCCCGTATCTTGCGCCACAAAAATACCGCGGACAGAGAAACGAGCCGTC
This DNA window, taken from Candidatus Endomicrobium procryptotermitis, encodes the following:
- a CDS encoding TatD family hydrolase, with protein sequence MIIDTHAHLTDAKFDNDREEVLIRAFDCGIDKIIEISCETDIWDKSREFSKKDNIYVSYGIHPHEARKACEKDFEKLEELLSDKKTVAIGEIGLDYHYDFSPHKTQREVLLRQLDIAVKHDKILIIHCRSAYAELITILKNYKSYPKGVIHCFSGTVEEAKICVEMGFLLGIDGPVTFPKSDNLKQVVAETDISKLLIETDCPYLAPQKYRGQRNEPSYVVETLNKIAEIKNIPYKEAEKITYQNAAGLFAIGE